Proteins co-encoded in one Bremerella sp. TYQ1 genomic window:
- a CDS encoding ThiF family adenylyltransferase yields the protein MTDPSNDPFARYARQMSYARFGREGQQKLSESTALVVGLGALGSVIANTLARSGVGTLRIVDRDYVEWNNLQRQVIYTEADVHKRLPKAIAAKNHLQAANADIHIEAEIADVDHRNIERLCEGADVIVDGTDNFEIRFLLNDASLKLGIPWVYGGCIGAEGQTMTILPGDGPCLRCVVPESPPPGTTPTCDTAGILAPIIGVIASLESMEALKILSGHAEQASRTLTVFDLWDNRIRPVKLDGLAGNTDCPACGQRNFEWLSGTKGSQSAVLCGRDAVQLSFPENDGIDLTSFAEKLKALGTVEANPYLLRANIGEHAFTLFGDGRCIVHGTSDPAEARSLHARYIGT from the coding sequence ATGACCGATCCATCCAACGACCCGTTTGCCCGGTATGCTCGCCAGATGAGCTATGCTCGCTTCGGCAGGGAAGGGCAGCAGAAGCTATCCGAGTCGACGGCATTGGTCGTGGGGCTTGGGGCCCTTGGTTCGGTGATCGCCAACACTTTGGCACGCAGTGGCGTCGGTACGCTGCGAATCGTCGATCGAGATTACGTCGAATGGAACAACCTCCAGCGGCAGGTGATCTATACCGAGGCCGATGTCCATAAGCGATTGCCAAAGGCGATCGCGGCGAAAAACCATCTGCAAGCCGCCAACGCAGACATCCACATTGAAGCGGAGATTGCCGACGTCGATCATCGCAACATCGAGCGGTTATGCGAAGGTGCCGATGTCATCGTCGATGGAACCGATAACTTCGAGATTCGCTTTCTTCTGAATGATGCCTCGCTGAAACTCGGAATTCCGTGGGTTTACGGCGGTTGTATCGGAGCAGAAGGGCAAACGATGACTATCCTTCCAGGCGATGGTCCTTGTCTGCGGTGTGTCGTTCCCGAATCCCCACCACCTGGCACGACACCAACTTGTGATACAGCAGGCATTTTGGCGCCAATTATCGGCGTGATTGCTTCGCTCGAGAGCATGGAAGCGTTGAAGATCCTTAGCGGGCACGCCGAACAAGCGAGCCGCACATTGACAGTGTTCGATCTTTGGGACAATCGCATCCGTCCGGTTAAATTGGATGGTCTGGCTGGCAACACCGACTGCCCTGCCTGCGGACAACGAAACTTCGAGTGGCTCTCAGGCACCAAGGGAAGTCAATCGGCAGTGCTGTGCGGACGCGATGCCGTGCAACTAAGTTTCCCCGAAAACGATGGTATCGACCTGACTTCGTTTGCGGAAAAGCTCAAAGCTTTGGGAACCGTCGAGGCAAACCCTTACCTTCTTCGAGCAAACATCGGCGAACATGCTTTCACGCTCTTCGGTGACGGACGCTGCATCGTCCACGGTACAAGCGATCCTGCCGAAGCTCGATCGCTGCACGCCCGCTATATCGGCACCTAG
- the uvrA gene encoding excinuclease ABC subunit UvrA yields the protein MQIEARGVEVHNLKKVDLDIPHRQLIVFCGVSGSGKTSMALDTLYAEGQRRYIESFSAYTRQFLDRLEKPDADRIDNIPPALAVTKVNDTRSSRSTVGTATETTDYLRLLFSKIGNIICPSCHQPITKDTPGRVADQICGAGGSGRMMVAFPVQCESEECEGVVEQLREDGFVRAIAAGETVSLTPDQDEPLTKRLESGESLSVVVDRLTLESLKIERLRESLETGFAHGDGVCELLLEPQEQGDLKGQGSTVEIDGRTWQSLRFSTQLRCEACDLEFIEPDPRLFNFNSPLGACPDCEGFGNIIDMDMDLIVPDRRKSLAEGAIAPWNTPAYKHELEELIALAPDYDIPINTPYRDLTEDQINLIIEGVPEREFGGLKGFFAWLERRKYKMHMRVFLSRWRSFRMCESCQGTRLRPEALAVRVGGKNIAEISSMKIVDALNHFRTLQLSEYESALCRQVMPQVMARLEYLCIVGLGYLALDRSLRTLSGGEAQRVTLTSTLGSSLVNMLYVLDEPTAGLHPSDITRLNEAIVDLRNRGNTVVVVEHEETLIRAADQIIEFGPGAGERGGEIMFQGSPADIENDEDSLTGEFLSGHRSVVRKRDRRTATHGRVRLKGARGNNLKNLELEFPLGVLTVVTGVSGAGKSSLVDQTLYPALCRRKKKENIQSLPYDDVFGDGQIDDVVLVDQGPIGRSPRSNPVTYIKAFDEIRNVFASTMQARTRNLTASHFSFNVQGGRCESCNGDGHIAIDMQFMADVYVKCPECKGQRYKKEVLEITYRGKSIADVLSMTVREAFVFFRGQPKVQAKLNLLNEVGLDYLRLGQPANTLSSGEAQRLKLAGNLATTKKARTLFLMDEPTTGLHFSDIVQLLDCFENLLQIGHSLIVVEHNIHVMMAADYIIDLGPGAADEGGNVVAMGTPEEVAANPDSVTGKHLAEALKNLKA from the coding sequence ATGCAGATCGAAGCTCGAGGCGTCGAAGTTCATAACCTGAAAAAGGTGGACCTCGATATTCCACATCGCCAACTGATCGTCTTTTGTGGCGTGAGCGGGAGCGGCAAGACCAGCATGGCCCTCGACACGCTCTACGCAGAAGGGCAACGGCGGTATATCGAGAGCTTTTCGGCCTACACGCGGCAGTTTCTCGATCGCTTAGAAAAGCCGGACGCCGACCGCATCGACAACATCCCTCCGGCATTAGCGGTCACAAAAGTCAACGACACCCGCTCGAGCCGCTCTACGGTAGGCACCGCGACTGAAACGACCGACTATCTTCGGTTGCTATTCAGCAAGATCGGCAACATCATCTGCCCCAGTTGCCACCAGCCGATTACCAAGGACACGCCAGGCCGTGTCGCCGATCAGATTTGCGGGGCAGGGGGGAGCGGCCGCATGATGGTCGCGTTTCCCGTTCAATGCGAAAGCGAAGAATGTGAAGGAGTCGTCGAGCAGTTACGCGAGGATGGTTTCGTCCGAGCGATTGCCGCAGGGGAAACGGTCTCACTTACGCCAGATCAAGACGAACCTCTTACGAAACGCCTCGAATCAGGGGAATCACTCTCGGTCGTGGTCGACCGTCTGACACTTGAATCGCTGAAGATCGAACGCCTCAGAGAATCGCTGGAAACCGGCTTCGCCCATGGCGATGGCGTCTGCGAGCTTTTGCTTGAACCGCAGGAACAAGGCGACCTGAAAGGGCAGGGTAGCACCGTCGAAATCGATGGGCGAACCTGGCAAAGTTTGCGTTTTAGCACGCAGCTTCGATGCGAAGCATGTGACTTGGAGTTCATCGAGCCTGATCCTCGATTGTTTAACTTCAACAGTCCGCTGGGGGCGTGCCCTGACTGCGAAGGCTTCGGCAACATCATTGATATGGACATGGACCTGATTGTCCCTGACCGTCGTAAGTCGCTCGCCGAAGGTGCGATTGCTCCCTGGAATACGCCAGCCTACAAACACGAGCTGGAAGAGTTGATCGCCCTCGCCCCCGATTACGATATTCCGATCAACACGCCATATCGCGACCTGACCGAAGATCAGATCAATCTGATTATCGAAGGTGTTCCGGAACGCGAATTCGGTGGACTCAAAGGGTTTTTCGCCTGGCTGGAACGTCGCAAGTACAAGATGCACATGCGAGTCTTCCTCAGTCGTTGGCGGAGTTTCCGCATGTGCGAGTCGTGCCAAGGAACGCGTCTACGTCCCGAAGCGTTGGCAGTCCGCGTCGGCGGAAAGAATATCGCCGAGATCTCCTCGATGAAGATCGTCGACGCGTTGAATCATTTCCGCACGCTCCAGCTCTCAGAATACGAAAGTGCCCTCTGCCGTCAGGTGATGCCGCAGGTCATGGCGCGTCTGGAATACCTTTGCATCGTCGGCCTGGGCTATCTCGCACTTGATCGCTCGCTGCGAACGCTCAGCGGTGGCGAAGCTCAGCGGGTGACGTTGACCAGCACACTCGGTTCTAGCCTGGTAAACATGCTGTACGTTCTCGACGAACCGACGGCAGGTCTCCACCCTAGCGACATTACCCGACTGAATGAAGCGATTGTCGATCTCCGCAATCGCGGCAACACGGTCGTCGTCGTCGAGCATGAAGAGACCCTCATTCGCGCTGCCGATCAAATCATCGAGTTCGGTCCCGGGGCAGGGGAGCGAGGCGGCGAGATCATGTTCCAAGGTTCGCCTGCCGATATCGAAAACGACGAAGACAGCCTGACCGGCGAGTTCCTTTCTGGTCATCGCAGCGTTGTCCGAAAGCGTGATCGTCGCACAGCGACCCATGGGCGAGTCCGACTCAAGGGTGCTCGGGGCAACAATCTGAAAAACCTGGAACTTGAGTTTCCCCTCGGTGTATTGACAGTCGTCACGGGGGTTTCGGGAGCAGGCAAAAGCTCGCTCGTCGATCAAACGCTTTACCCTGCGTTGTGTCGCCGCAAGAAGAAAGAAAACATTCAAAGCCTGCCGTATGACGATGTCTTCGGTGACGGTCAGATCGACGATGTCGTGCTTGTCGACCAAGGGCCAATCGGTCGCTCCCCACGATCCAATCCGGTGACGTACATCAAAGCGTTCGACGAAATTCGGAACGTTTTCGCAAGTACGATGCAAGCCAGAACGCGAAACCTGACGGCCAGCCATTTTAGCTTCAACGTCCAAGGGGGACGCTGCGAAAGCTGCAACGGCGATGGTCATATCGCCATCGACATGCAGTTCATGGCCGATGTCTACGTGAAATGCCCTGAGTGCAAAGGGCAACGCTACAAAAAGGAAGTTCTGGAAATCACCTACCGCGGCAAAAGCATCGCTGACGTTCTGAGCATGACGGTTCGCGAGGCGTTCGTCTTCTTCCGCGGCCAACCCAAAGTACAAGCGAAGCTGAACCTATTGAATGAAGTCGGCCTCGATTATCTTCGCCTTGGCCAGCCTGCTAATACGCTTTCCAGCGGGGAAGCCCAACGTTTGAAACTAGCCGGAAACCTGGCGACGACCAAAAAGGCTCGCACTCTATTCTTGATGGACGAACCGACGACCGGTTTGCACTTCTCCGATATCGTTCAGCTCCTCGACTGCTTCGAAAACCTTTTGCAGATCGGTCACTCGTTGATCGTCGTCGAGCACAATATCCATGTCATGATGGCGGCCGACTACATCATCGACTTAGGCCCTGGGGCGGCAGATGAAGGGGGCAATGTTGTTGCCATGGGTACGCCAGAAGAAGTGGCGGCCAACCCCGATTCGGTGACAGGAAAGCATCTTGCGGAAGCACTGAAAAACCTGAAAGCGTGA
- a CDS encoding cupin domain-containing protein has protein sequence MKIQNIDHGDSTKVEMDGVTGCEVKQLISERDGAPLFAMRQFEVAPGGHTPHHHHPYEHEVYVIAGEGVILEGDSPRPIKTGDAILVEPDEVHQFRNTGTTPLKFLCLVPNAANNAQFPPECQD, from the coding sequence ATGAAGATTCAAAACATCGATCACGGCGATTCGACCAAGGTGGAAATGGATGGCGTCACCGGCTGTGAGGTGAAACAGCTGATCAGCGAACGTGACGGAGCCCCACTCTTTGCGATGCGGCAGTTTGAGGTGGCCCCGGGAGGGCATACCCCCCATCACCATCATCCTTACGAGCACGAGGTTTACGTGATCGCCGGGGAAGGCGTTATCCTGGAAGGCGACTCCCCGCGACCGATCAAAACGGGAGATGCTATTTTGGTCGAACCGGACGAAGTGCATCAATTTCGTAATACGGGAACGACACCGCTGAAATTCCTGTGCCTGGTCCCGAATGCTGCCAACAATGCCCAGTTCCCGCCAGAATGCCAGGATTAG
- the ligA gene encoding NAD-dependent DNA ligase LigA, with protein sequence MSVETDIQKLREEIREHDRKYYVEANPELTDLEYDKLLDRLKDLEQKNPELITPDSPTQRIGDAPVPHLEQYEHRIPMLSIDNTYSLEELKKYGERIAKLLPEEKIAWVVELKIDGVAVSMLYEDGVLTRALTRGNGTVGDDITHNVRTIADVPLRLSGSDVPPMLEVRGEIYMTNADLVKLNERQAEAGQPAYKNTRNVTAGTIRLLDPRIAAERNLRVFCHGVGYVEGLKATSHTEFLQELNSYGLPATPFVKSFIDFDSAMEHCQELVESLHELEFEVDGLVLKVDRFEQREKLGSTSKSPRWLIAYKFEKYEAITKVNNIEVQVGKTGAITPVAILEPVELAETTVSRASLHNAEEIERKDVRIGDVVVVEKAGKIIPHIVRTEKHEREEDLPPFPFPTHCPSCGTAVVKDEGGVYIRCPNWQGCPAQIKERIRYYATRNAMDIEGLGDKLVDMLVDQKLVKTYGDLYRLTSDQIAELPRMGKKSGDKLVAAAEESKSRGLGRLLNALSIRHVGARGAERLAQHFGTIEKLMEASQEEIAEIEDIGEVIAASVREFFQGEFGKETVEDLRGAGVSMETGQQTEATGPAVFEGMTFVVTGALEKYTRDEIEELIRSRGGKASSSVSKKTSYVVAGEKAGSKLAKAESLGVTVLTEQQFADLLNEKDATAT encoded by the coding sequence ATGTCGGTTGAAACGGATATTCAAAAGCTACGGGAAGAGATCCGCGAACATGATCGAAAGTATTATGTCGAGGCAAACCCAGAGCTAACCGACCTCGAATACGACAAGCTGCTTGATCGCCTTAAGGATCTCGAACAGAAGAACCCGGAGTTGATCACCCCGGACAGTCCCACACAACGAATCGGCGATGCGCCGGTTCCTCATCTGGAGCAGTATGAGCATCGCATTCCGATGCTTTCGATTGACAACACCTACAGCCTGGAAGAGCTGAAGAAGTACGGCGAGCGAATCGCCAAGCTGCTTCCCGAGGAAAAGATTGCCTGGGTCGTCGAGCTAAAGATCGACGGCGTCGCCGTTTCGATGCTGTACGAGGATGGCGTGCTGACGAGAGCCTTGACGCGTGGAAATGGCACGGTCGGGGACGACATCACTCATAATGTCCGTACGATCGCCGATGTCCCGCTACGACTTTCAGGTAGCGATGTGCCTCCAATGCTGGAAGTGCGTGGCGAAATCTACATGACCAATGCCGACTTGGTGAAGTTGAACGAGCGGCAAGCCGAGGCAGGTCAGCCAGCCTATAAGAACACGCGAAATGTGACCGCGGGAACAATTCGACTCCTCGATCCTCGCATCGCAGCGGAACGAAACCTACGAGTCTTTTGCCATGGCGTTGGTTATGTCGAAGGGCTCAAAGCGACGAGTCACACCGAGTTTTTGCAAGAGCTCAACTCGTACGGATTGCCAGCCACTCCGTTCGTGAAGTCGTTCATCGATTTCGACTCGGCGATGGAACACTGCCAGGAACTTGTGGAATCGCTGCATGAGTTGGAATTCGAGGTAGATGGCCTTGTTTTAAAAGTCGACCGATTCGAGCAACGAGAAAAGCTCGGTTCCACTTCGAAGAGCCCTCGCTGGCTGATTGCTTACAAGTTCGAGAAATACGAGGCCATCACCAAGGTCAACAACATCGAGGTACAAGTTGGCAAAACGGGAGCGATCACCCCGGTGGCCATTCTCGAACCGGTTGAGCTAGCGGAAACGACCGTTTCACGGGCCAGCCTTCACAACGCTGAGGAAATCGAACGCAAGGACGTCCGAATCGGCGACGTGGTCGTAGTGGAGAAAGCAGGCAAGATCATTCCGCATATCGTGCGGACCGAAAAACACGAACGCGAAGAGGATCTGCCGCCCTTCCCTTTCCCGACGCATTGTCCTTCCTGTGGAACGGCGGTGGTCAAAGACGAAGGTGGTGTCTACATCCGTTGCCCCAACTGGCAAGGATGCCCTGCACAAATCAAAGAGCGGATTCGCTACTACGCGACTCGCAATGCGATGGATATCGAAGGCTTGGGGGATAAGCTGGTCGATATGCTGGTCGATCAAAAGTTGGTTAAGACTTACGGAGACCTTTATCGCTTAACGTCTGATCAAATTGCGGAACTTCCTCGTATGGGAAAAAAGTCTGGCGACAAGCTGGTAGCCGCCGCAGAGGAAAGCAAGTCTCGTGGACTGGGACGCCTGCTCAATGCGTTGTCGATCCGGCATGTCGGAGCTCGTGGTGCGGAACGCCTGGCTCAGCATTTCGGAACGATCGAAAAACTGATGGAAGCCTCGCAAGAGGAAATCGCGGAGATCGAAGATATCGGAGAAGTGATCGCAGCTTCGGTACGGGAGTTCTTTCAAGGCGAATTCGGCAAAGAGACGGTCGAAGATTTGCGAGGCGCCGGTGTCTCGATGGAAACTGGTCAGCAGACGGAAGCAACGGGGCCAGCGGTTTTCGAGGGAATGACATTCGTCGTTACTGGGGCTTTGGAAAAATATACGCGCGACGAGATTGAAGAGTTAATTCGCTCGCGTGGTGGTAAGGCCTCTAGTAGCGTTTCTAAGAAGACGAGTTACGTCGTCGCTGGCGAGAAAGCTGGCAGCAAACTTGCCAAAGCGGAATCGTTAGGTGTGACGGTGCTTACTGAGCAGCAGTTTGCGGACCTTTTAAATGAAAAGGATGCGACCGCGACTTAA
- a CDS encoding glycosyltransferase family 2 protein yields the protein MRVCGFTILRDGVRFGYPFVESIKSVLPLVDRFVVQVGDCSDNSLEVLKAIGDPKIDIEITPWDPEMRKAGEVLAYQTNLALDRCDSDWCFYIQADEVIHEADYPVIRQAMEDHWHKPWVDGLKFKYLHFRGDYGIRDPLGYRRQVRIVRNDPQIRSVGDACGFGKNGQRLHSAMIKARVFHYGYVRPPKAMAEKTAQFEQFYAYDKKGTQVIKIKDRPLEEVGEYIYEMQSCVPYKGTHPAVMKERIAAKDWETPEFKHVPLWRNKFWWRGRLRKAVPQLFNPKAAPVEEKASGSSEPQTTSQAKAA from the coding sequence ATGCGAGTTTGTGGATTTACCATATTGCGGGACGGGGTCCGATTCGGTTACCCGTTTGTGGAAAGTATCAAGTCGGTCCTGCCCTTGGTGGATCGATTCGTCGTTCAAGTGGGCGATTGCTCCGACAACTCTCTAGAGGTCTTGAAGGCAATCGGCGATCCCAAGATCGATATCGAGATCACCCCTTGGGATCCCGAGATGCGTAAGGCCGGCGAAGTTCTCGCCTATCAAACGAACTTGGCCCTTGACCGCTGTGACAGCGATTGGTGTTTCTATATCCAAGCGGACGAGGTAATTCACGAAGCGGATTACCCTGTCATCCGACAAGCCATGGAAGACCATTGGCACAAACCATGGGTCGATGGATTGAAGTTCAAGTATTTGCACTTCCGCGGCGACTACGGCATTCGCGATCCGCTCGGCTATCGTCGCCAGGTACGAATCGTACGGAACGATCCGCAGATTCGGAGCGTGGGTGACGCATGTGGATTCGGGAAGAATGGCCAGCGTTTGCATTCGGCAATGATCAAAGCCCGCGTCTTTCATTACGGTTACGTGCGACCACCGAAAGCGATGGCAGAGAAAACGGCCCAGTTCGAGCAGTTCTACGCTTACGATAAGAAGGGGACTCAGGTCATCAAGATCAAAGATCGCCCTTTGGAAGAAGTGGGTGAGTACATCTACGAAATGCAATCGTGCGTACCCTACAAGGGAACCCATCCGGCAGTGATGAAGGAACGCATTGCCGCCAAAGATTGGGAAACGCCCGAGTTTAAGCACGTTCCGCTGTGGCGAAACAAATTCTGGTGGCGCGGTCGACTCCGTAAAGCGGTACCGCAACTGTTCAATCCGAAAGCTGCCCCTGTGGAAGAAAAAGCGAGCGGTTCAAGCGAGCCTCAGACGACCTCCCAGGCCAAAGCAGCTTAG
- a CDS encoding DUF481 domain-containing protein: protein MGSFSPTSIFGIVLLVVLSLASYGSAEEKQSFDGVGHSYFEQTSGPASDAEFVHYMTPEGDVQSTLTTVLELPPLPDLPEPPPEPPAKEEPAPAEEVEKPKEAEKEEPEEEADEYGYFEYIPYGQYGHIDYWFGPAVWSNSAELGLNGQTGNTESNSLRVGAKIKRSGEHTIFSSQLRHLRTADKDGLTQNNAYFNHKLEWPLKLHENWSLFETTNLEYDEFKAFDMRLVFNGGVSYKPYKTDQTEWTLSAGSGFSQEFGSPQKGIVPEATLGTEFKHQVTEAQKLEFNYEFFPAFEANEGYRFVADASYVIALRDGLSLKLSAVDRYDSTPNDRKRNDLDYACLLLWEF from the coding sequence ATGGGATCGTTTTCCCCTACCTCCATTTTCGGAATCGTATTGCTAGTCGTCTTGTCGCTGGCGTCCTATGGATCTGCAGAAGAAAAGCAGTCGTTCGATGGAGTTGGGCATAGTTACTTCGAGCAAACTTCTGGCCCTGCGAGTGATGCTGAATTCGTTCATTACATGACACCTGAAGGGGACGTGCAGTCGACGCTTACGACCGTGCTCGAGCTCCCTCCGCTTCCCGACTTGCCGGAACCTCCGCCAGAGCCGCCGGCCAAGGAAGAGCCTGCCCCAGCTGAAGAAGTGGAGAAGCCCAAGGAAGCAGAAAAAGAAGAGCCGGAAGAAGAGGCAGACGAGTACGGTTACTTCGAATACATTCCCTATGGGCAATACGGTCATATCGACTACTGGTTTGGACCCGCCGTTTGGTCGAACAGCGCCGAGCTAGGCTTAAACGGCCAGACAGGTAATACGGAATCGAATAGTCTCCGCGTTGGAGCGAAGATCAAGAGATCGGGAGAACATACGATTTTCTCGTCGCAACTTCGTCACTTGCGGACGGCCGACAAGGATGGTCTGACCCAGAACAACGCCTACTTCAACCATAAGTTGGAATGGCCACTGAAGCTTCACGAGAACTGGTCGCTGTTTGAGACGACAAACCTTGAGTATGACGAGTTCAAAGCATTCGACATGCGACTCGTCTTCAACGGTGGTGTGAGCTACAAGCCGTATAAGACCGATCAAACCGAATGGACGCTTTCTGCTGGTTCTGGTTTTTCGCAAGAGTTCGGTAGCCCTCAAAAAGGGATCGTTCCGGAAGCGACGCTCGGAACCGAGTTCAAACACCAGGTAACCGAAGCTCAGAAGCTCGAGTTTAACTACGAATTCTTCCCCGCTTTCGAGGCAAACGAAGGGTATCGTTTCGTGGCAGACGCAAGCTATGTCATCGCATTGCGAGACGGTCTTTCGTTGAAACTCAGCGCCGTCGACCGCTACGATAGTACTCCGAATGATCGCAAACGAAACGATCTGGATTATGCCTGTTTGCTACTCTGGGAATTCTAA
- a CDS encoding ThuA domain-containing protein produces the protein MRTLLFSLSCFLLLSANLFAADGKLKALIVDGQNNHGVWPKTTQMMKAYLEGSGKFEVDVETTKPRSTEGFSPDFKAYDVVISNYNGQRWSADTDKAFVDYVKYGGGFVVIHAADNAFGDWDEYNRIIGLGGWGGRNAKSGPYVYFNQEEEMVRDTSAGNGGHHGRQHPFQIVVRDGEHPITKGMPKAWMHSQDELYDQLRGPAENMHVLATAYSDPATGGTGRHEPMIMTIDYGEGRVFHTPMGHGDYSMECVGFITTLLRGTEWAATGEVTEEIPSDFPDASTESKRPFPADKK, from the coding sequence ATGCGCACCCTTCTGTTTTCACTAAGTTGTTTCCTGCTGTTGTCTGCCAACTTGTTTGCCGCCGATGGCAAGCTGAAAGCCTTAATCGTCGATGGTCAAAACAACCATGGTGTATGGCCCAAGACAACGCAGATGATGAAGGCCTATCTCGAAGGAAGCGGCAAATTCGAGGTAGATGTTGAAACCACCAAACCAAGATCGACCGAAGGCTTTTCGCCAGATTTCAAAGCGTACGATGTCGTGATCAGCAACTACAACGGGCAGCGTTGGTCAGCCGATACCGATAAGGCATTCGTTGACTATGTGAAATATGGCGGCGGCTTTGTCGTGATTCACGCTGCCGACAATGCTTTTGGTGATTGGGATGAATACAACCGGATCATTGGTCTCGGAGGCTGGGGCGGGCGTAACGCGAAGAGTGGCCCTTACGTTTATTTCAATCAAGAAGAAGAGATGGTTCGCGACACGTCCGCAGGCAACGGCGGACACCACGGTCGGCAGCATCCGTTTCAAATTGTTGTCCGCGACGGGGAACATCCCATAACGAAGGGAATGCCGAAAGCGTGGATGCATTCGCAAGATGAACTGTACGACCAGCTACGGGGTCCGGCCGAAAACATGCATGTTCTGGCAACCGCTTATTCCGACCCAGCGACAGGAGGAACCGGTCGTCATGAACCAATGATCATGACGATCGACTACGGTGAAGGACGCGTCTTCCACACGCCCATGGGCCATGGAGATTACTCCATGGAATGTGTCGGATTTATTACCACACTACTTCGCGGCACCGAATGGGCTGCTACCGGAGAAGTCACCGAGGAAATCCCGAGCGATTTTCCCGACGCCTCCACAGAATCGAAACGCCCCTTCCCAGCCGATAAGAAGTAA
- a CDS encoding rhodanese-like domain-containing protein, whose protein sequence is MSEETSLPIETTCLDVQGLQTQNADFLLLDCREQNEFDLVRIDGSTLIPMSELQDRIGELEPHRQRHIVVHCHHGGRSMRVTQWLRQQGFPKVQNMAGGIHAWAQDIDPSMPTY, encoded by the coding sequence ATGTCTGAAGAAACAAGCCTTCCCATCGAAACAACTTGCCTCGACGTTCAGGGACTTCAAACCCAGAATGCGGACTTTCTGCTACTCGATTGCCGAGAACAGAATGAGTTCGATTTGGTTCGCATCGATGGTTCGACGCTCATTCCCATGAGCGAACTTCAAGACCGAATTGGCGAATTGGAACCACATCGCCAACGGCACATCGTCGTTCATTGCCACCATGGTGGACGCAGTATGCGTGTCACACAGTGGCTCCGCCAGCAAGGCTTCCCCAAAGTACAGAATATGGCTGGTGGGATTCATGCTTGGGCCCAAGACATCGACCCAAGCATGCCAACCTACTAG
- a CDS encoding CCA tRNA nucleotidyltransferase: MSSQLEATRAFSIEIIQKLKSSGFQALWAGGCVRDLLLGKPSKDFDVATDATPDEVRDVFGHDRTLPIGASFGVITVQGGKRRGQVEVATFRTDLGYSDGRRPDSVRFSSAEEDALRRDFTINGMFYDPIEEQILDYVGGKRDLRNKLVRSIGNPFERFEEDKLRMLRAVRFSSTFAFDLELQTQRAIREYASHIHVVSAERIAAEMRRMMADPHRMIAVRMLRDLTLLDEILPELGTVVGHARRWSETYHSLERLDCSDFRVAMALLLRYACRFSVLSEEPFKPIFPANEIANRWKLTNDESKIIQWLLRHELTIREADRVAWPKLQRLLIADAAPLLIAFGKAIQLASDGSTAGVDFAESRLSLPEEELNPDPLLSGGDLIKAGFKPGPKFQQVLEAIRDEQLEKRLHTTEQALAFAQNNWDD; the protein is encoded by the coding sequence ATGAGTTCCCAACTGGAAGCGACGCGAGCGTTTTCGATCGAAATCATCCAAAAGCTGAAGTCGTCTGGGTTTCAGGCACTTTGGGCTGGCGGATGCGTGCGCGATTTGCTGCTGGGAAAGCCATCCAAGGACTTCGATGTGGCGACCGACGCAACGCCGGATGAAGTTCGAGACGTCTTCGGTCATGACCGAACCCTGCCGATCGGTGCCTCGTTTGGCGTGATTACCGTTCAGGGAGGCAAGCGACGTGGTCAGGTCGAAGTAGCCACCTTCCGAACCGATCTCGGTTATTCTGACGGTCGACGGCCGGATAGTGTTCGTTTCAGTAGTGCAGAAGAAGATGCCCTGCGTCGCGATTTCACGATCAATGGAATGTTCTACGATCCTATCGAAGAACAAATTCTGGACTACGTGGGAGGCAAGCGGGACTTAAGAAACAAACTGGTCCGCAGCATCGGCAATCCATTTGAGCGATTCGAGGAAGATAAGCTCCGCATGCTTCGCGCGGTGCGATTCTCTTCGACGTTTGCATTTGATTTGGAACTGCAAACGCAGCGTGCGATTCGAGAATATGCGAGCCACATTCATGTCGTCAGCGCTGAACGAATCGCGGCCGAGATGCGGCGAATGATGGCAGATCCGCATCGCATGATCGCCGTGCGAATGTTACGAGATCTGACGCTGCTCGACGAAATTCTGCCAGAGCTAGGAACCGTGGTTGGCCATGCCCGACGTTGGAGCGAAACATATCATTCGCTCGAACGACTGGATTGCAGTGACTTTCGAGTCGCGATGGCGCTATTACTTCGATATGCGTGCCGGTTTAGCGTACTGAGCGAGGAGCCGTTCAAGCCAATTTTTCCCGCCAATGAAATCGCCAATCGTTGGAAATTGACCAACGACGAATCGAAAATAATCCAGTGGCTCCTACGACATGAATTGACGATCCGCGAAGCAGATCGAGTTGCTTGGCCTAAGTTGCAGCGGTTATTGATCGCCGATGCGGCCCCCCTTTTGATTGCCTTCGGAAAGGCAATTCAATTGGCTAGTGATGGTTCGACTGCCGGGGTCGACTTTGCCGAGTCGCGGCTTAGTCTTCCGGAAGAAGAACTCAATCCCGATCCATTGCTCTCCGGTGGCGACCTGATTAAAGCAGGCTTCAAGCCTGGTCCAAAGTTCCAGCAAGTTCTGGAAGCGATTCGAGATGAGCAACTCGAAAAAAGACTGCATACAACTGAACAGGCATTGGCATTCGCTCAGAACAACTGGGATGATTAG